Proteins from one Streptosporangium becharense genomic window:
- the dnaJ gene encoding molecular chaperone DnaJ, which translates to MSTKDYLEKDYYAVLGVPKTATAEEIKKAYRKLARQHHPDANPGSSADSESTAKFKEVSEAYNVLSDTKRRKEYDEARTLFGSGLGGYAGGGGAPRGGFPFDLGDLFGGTAQQGAGDRIGDIFGGLFNRGGASRPGGTANRARRGQDVESEVTLSFSEAVEGTTVSLRLTSSSACTACSGTGAKAGTTPRVCPTCEGTGAASRNLGNFAFSEPCRDCKGRGLLVDDPCPVCEGSGRGKSTRTIQARIPAGVGDGQRIRIKGKGAPGENGGPAGDLYVLIHVKPHPVFGRTGENLTITVPVTFTEAALGAEIKVPILKGMPVTLRIPEGTPNGRTFRVRGRGVPRKDGTKGDLLATVEVLVPQHLEDKARGALEEFRDATSGADPRAELIQQARSE; encoded by the coding sequence ATGAGCACCAAGGACTACCTGGAGAAGGACTACTACGCCGTCCTTGGTGTGCCCAAGACCGCTACGGCCGAGGAGATCAAGAAGGCGTACCGGAAGCTGGCCAGGCAGCACCACCCGGACGCCAACCCCGGAAGCTCGGCGGACTCCGAGAGCACCGCCAAGTTCAAGGAGGTCTCCGAGGCCTACAACGTCCTGTCCGACACCAAGCGCCGCAAGGAGTACGACGAGGCGCGGACGCTCTTCGGATCGGGGCTCGGCGGTTACGCGGGGGGCGGGGGGGCTCCTCGCGGCGGGTTCCCCTTCGACCTGGGGGACCTGTTCGGGGGCACCGCCCAGCAGGGTGCGGGCGACCGCATCGGCGACATCTTCGGGGGCCTGTTCAACCGGGGCGGCGCGAGCCGTCCCGGCGGGACGGCCAACAGGGCACGGCGCGGCCAGGACGTCGAGTCCGAGGTCACGCTCTCCTTCTCCGAGGCGGTGGAGGGCACCACGGTGTCGCTCCGCCTGACCAGTTCCTCCGCCTGCACGGCGTGCAGCGGGACCGGCGCCAAGGCCGGGACCACCCCGCGCGTCTGCCCGACGTGCGAGGGCACCGGCGCGGCGAGCCGCAACCTGGGCAACTTCGCCTTCTCCGAGCCGTGCCGCGACTGCAAGGGCCGCGGCCTGCTGGTGGACGACCCGTGCCCGGTGTGCGAGGGGAGCGGGCGGGGCAAGAGCACCCGCACGATCCAGGCGCGCATCCCGGCCGGTGTGGGCGACGGCCAGCGCATCAGGATCAAGGGCAAGGGAGCGCCCGGCGAGAACGGCGGCCCGGCCGGCGACCTGTACGTGCTGATCCACGTCAAGCCGCACCCGGTGTTCGGCAGGACGGGTGAGAACCTGACGATCACCGTGCCGGTCACCTTCACCGAGGCAGCGCTGGGCGCCGAGATCAAGGTGCCGATCCTGAAGGGCATGCCGGTCACGCTGCGCATCCCGGAGGGCACCCCGAACGGCCGCACCTTCCGGGTGCGGGGCCGGGGCGTGCCCCGCAAGGACGGCACCAAGGGCGACCTGCTCGCCACGGTCGAGGTCCTGGTGCCGCAGCACCTGGAGGACAAGGCAAGGGGTGCCCTGGAGGAGTTCCGCGACGCCACCTCGGGTGCCGACCCGCGGGCAGAACTCATCCAACAGGCCAGAAGCGAGTAG
- a CDS encoding 30S ribosomal protein bS22 yields the protein MGSVIKKRRKRMAKKKHRKLLKKTRIQRRNKK from the coding sequence GTGGGCTCTGTGATCAAGAAGCGCCGCAAGCGCATGGCGAAGAAGAAGCACCGCAAGCTTCTCAAGAAGACCCGCATCCAGCGGCGTAACAAGAAGTAG
- the grpE gene encoding nucleotide exchange factor GrpE, with protein MSTRENGSGEEPVIRDNRKIDPETGQPREASQSDAQGHPGGGQGEQSSSLASDLASIELATQLAERTADLQRLQAEYSNYRKRVDRDRTVVKEQAVSGVLAELLPVLDDIGRAREHGELTGGFAKVSESLEAITGKLGLSTFGTKGEPFDPTVHEALMHSYSADVTEPTCVEILQPGYRIGERVLRPARVSVAEPEEPAAPAPSGSDEN; from the coding sequence GTGAGCACGCGCGAGAACGGTTCCGGTGAGGAACCGGTGATCCGCGACAACCGTAAGATCGACCCGGAGACGGGGCAGCCACGCGAGGCGAGCCAGTCGGACGCGCAGGGACACCCGGGCGGGGGGCAGGGCGAGCAGTCCTCCTCCCTCGCCTCCGACCTGGCGTCGATCGAGCTGGCCACCCAGCTCGCGGAGCGCACCGCGGACCTGCAGCGTCTCCAGGCCGAATACTCCAACTACCGCAAGCGCGTCGACCGCGACCGGACGGTGGTCAAGGAGCAGGCGGTGTCCGGCGTCCTGGCCGAGCTGCTGCCGGTCCTCGACGACATCGGCAGGGCCCGCGAGCACGGCGAGCTCACCGGCGGCTTCGCCAAGGTGAGCGAGTCGCTGGAGGCGATCACCGGCAAGCTGGGGTTGAGCACCTTCGGCACCAAGGGCGAGCCGTTCGACCCGACGGTGCACGAGGCGCTCATGCACAGCTACTCCGCCGATGTCACCGAGCCGACCTGCGTGGAGATCCTGCAGCCCGGCTACCGGATCGGCGAGCGGGTGCTCCGCCCCGCCCGGGTCTCGGTCGCCGAGCCCGAGGAGCCCGCCGCGCCGGCCCCGTCCGGTTCGGACGAGAACTGA
- the proC gene encoding pyrroline-5-carboxylate reductase encodes MIAILGTGKMGEALLSGLLRAGFKPGDVLATARRPERGQALTERYGVRVVSNAEAAKSADTIILTVKPQDMGRLLDEIATHIPADRLVVSAAAGITTAFVESRLGGEIPVVRVMSNTPVLVDEAMSVISAGAHAGEEHLRRAENLFSPVGKVLRIPESQQDAATALSGSGPAYFFYLVEAMVDAGILLGMPRAAALDMVTQSIVGAAIMLRDSGEHPVILREAVTSPGGTTIAAIAELERHSVRAAFLAAIEAARDRGRQLAEG; translated from the coding sequence ATGATCGCGATTCTTGGAACCGGCAAGATGGGTGAGGCCCTGCTCTCCGGCCTGCTCCGGGCCGGGTTCAAGCCCGGCGACGTGCTGGCGACGGCGCGGCGCCCCGAACGCGGGCAGGCGCTCACGGAGCGTTACGGCGTGCGGGTGGTCTCCAACGCGGAGGCGGCCAAGAGCGCCGACACGATCATCCTGACGGTCAAGCCGCAGGACATGGGGCGGTTGCTCGACGAGATCGCGACCCACATCCCCGCCGACCGGCTGGTCGTGTCGGCCGCCGCGGGCATCACGACCGCGTTCGTCGAGTCGCGGCTCGGCGGTGAGATCCCGGTGGTCCGGGTCATGTCCAACACCCCGGTGCTGGTCGACGAGGCGATGAGCGTGATCTCGGCGGGAGCGCACGCCGGCGAGGAGCACCTTCGGCGGGCCGAGAACCTGTTCAGCCCGGTCGGCAAGGTGCTGCGCATCCCCGAGTCGCAGCAGGACGCCGCCACCGCCCTGTCGGGCAGCGGCCCGGCCTACTTCTTCTACCTCGTCGAGGCCATGGTCGACGCGGGCATCCTGCTCGGCATGCCTCGCGCCGCCGCGCTCGACATGGTCACCCAGTCGATCGTCGGCGCCGCGATCATGCTCCGTGACTCCGGCGAGCATCCGGTGATCCTGCGTGAGGCGGTCACCTCTCCGGGGGGCACCACCATCGCGGCCATCGCCGAGCTGGAGCGCCACAGCGTGCGCGCCGCCTTCCTGGCCGCCATCGAAGCCGCCAGAGACCGGGGACGGCAGCTCGCCGAGGGGTGA
- a CDS encoding heat shock protein transcriptional repressor HspR codes for MDVNYFDLSDDTPVYVISVAAQLSGLHPQTLRQYDRLGLVSPGRSAGRGRLYSTRDIVMLREVQRLSQEEGINLAGIKRILTLENEALRLRDENERLRAEMSMIRALIQYQLPPA; via the coding sequence ATGGACGTCAACTACTTCGATCTGTCGGACGACACTCCCGTCTACGTCATTTCGGTAGCCGCCCAGCTGTCGGGTCTGCACCCGCAGACCCTGCGGCAGTACGACCGTCTCGGCCTGGTCAGTCCAGGCCGGTCGGCCGGCCGCGGCCGCCTGTACTCCACCCGCGACATCGTGATGCTCCGCGAGGTCCAGCGGCTCTCCCAGGAGGAGGGCATCAACCTCGCGGGCATCAAGCGGATCCTGACCCTGGAGAACGAGGCCCTGCGCCTGCGGGACGAGAACGAACGCCTGCGCGCGGAGATGAGCATGATCCGGGCACTGATCCAGTACCAGCTGCCGCCCGCCTGA
- a CDS encoding NAD-dependent epimerase/dehydratase family protein — MTHTVLVTGVSRPIGARVASVLAADPDIDRVIGVDTVPPPSLSRDGGVPLGRTEFVHVDLRGPDIAKVIMAADIDIVVHMSLVSTPPRSGGRSLMKEHNVIGTMQLLAACQRSSTVRRVVVRSTTAVYGSSPRDPAVFTEDAEPAEPPGHGYAKDASEVEGYVRGFARRRCDVVVSTLRFANFMGPGVDSPLTRYFTQPVLPTVLGFDPRLQFVHEDDAVEALRRMALEDHPGTFNVAGDGALLLSQCARRAGLLPVPVPSPVFNFMGEFVRGAGVADYSSEQFRLMCHGRVVDTARLAAALGWRPKFSTAAAFDDFVRARDLAGGLPAAMMEMLFRSVTR, encoded by the coding sequence ATGACCCACACCGTGCTTGTCACCGGGGTCTCGCGCCCCATCGGCGCCCGAGTGGCGAGCGTTCTCGCGGCCGACCCGGACATCGACCGGGTCATCGGAGTAGACACGGTGCCGCCGCCCTCGCTGTCACGTGACGGCGGCGTGCCTCTCGGCCGGACGGAGTTCGTCCACGTCGATCTGCGCGGTCCCGACATCGCCAAGGTGATCATGGCCGCCGACATCGACATCGTCGTTCACATGAGCCTGGTGAGCACTCCCCCCCGGAGTGGCGGCCGGTCGCTCATGAAAGAGCACAACGTCATCGGCACCATGCAGTTGCTGGCCGCCTGCCAGCGTTCCTCGACCGTCCGCCGCGTCGTGGTGCGTTCCACCACCGCGGTGTACGGCTCCTCCCCGCGCGACCCCGCGGTCTTCACCGAGGACGCCGAGCCGGCCGAGCCGCCCGGCCACGGCTACGCCAAGGACGCCTCCGAGGTGGAGGGCTACGTCCGCGGCTTCGCCAGACGGCGGTGCGACGTGGTCGTGTCGACGCTCAGGTTCGCCAACTTCATGGGACCGGGCGTCGACTCGCCGCTGACGCGTTACTTCACCCAGCCCGTCCTGCCGACCGTGCTCGGCTTCGATCCCCGGCTGCAGTTCGTCCACGAGGACGACGCGGTCGAGGCGCTGCGGCGGATGGCGCTGGAGGACCACCCGGGCACGTTCAACGTGGCCGGTGACGGCGCGCTGCTGCTGTCGCAGTGCGCACGCAGGGCGGGTCTGCTGCCGGTGCCGGTGCCTTCCCCGGTCTTCAACTTCATGGGCGAGTTCGTCCGGGGCGCCGGGGTGGCCGACTACTCCTCCGAGCAGTTCCGCCTGATGTGTCATGGCCGCGTGGTCGACACCGCCCGGCTGGCCGCGGCCCTCGGCTGGCGGCCGAAGTTCTCCACGGCCGCCGCGTTCGACGACTTCGTCCGCGCGCGTGATCTGGCCGGGGGGCTTCCCGCCGCCATGATGGAGATGTTGTTCCGGTCGGTGACGAGGTGA
- a CDS encoding acetoin utilization protein AcuC has protein sequence MSRSVRVVWDDALTSYDFGPGHPLAPVRVELTMALARELGVLDAVEVGGCAPATDDELALVHRRDYIEAVRRVSATGRPDIAHGLGTSDNPAFRGVHEASALITGATLEAARAVWTGEVEHAVNVAGGLHHAMAATASGFCVYNDPAAAIAWLLSQGASRVAYVDVDVHHGDGVQALFYDDPRVLTISLHESPRTLFPGTGFPEERGAEGSAVNVALPAGCGDSGWLRAFHAVVPPLLREFAPEILLTQHGCDSHALDPLANMMLSLDGQRTAYAALHELAHETAGGRWIATGGGGYELVQVVPRAWTHLIAEVAGHPLDPATPTPEAWRRLVKERTMQTAPLTLTDGRNPEFRDFSDGYDPADPIDRAIMATRNAVFPFHGLHPLP, from the coding sequence ATGAGCCGATCCGTGCGGGTTGTCTGGGACGATGCGCTCACCTCGTACGACTTCGGCCCCGGGCACCCGCTCGCGCCGGTCCGGGTCGAGCTGACCATGGCCCTGGCCAGGGAACTCGGCGTGCTGGACGCGGTGGAGGTCGGCGGCTGCGCGCCCGCCACCGACGACGAGCTGGCGCTCGTCCACCGGCGCGACTACATCGAGGCGGTCAGGCGGGTCTCCGCCACCGGGCGGCCCGACATCGCCCACGGACTCGGCACCTCGGACAACCCCGCGTTCAGGGGCGTCCACGAGGCGTCCGCGCTGATCACCGGTGCCACGCTGGAGGCCGCCCGCGCGGTGTGGACCGGCGAGGTCGAGCACGCGGTCAACGTGGCGGGCGGCCTGCACCACGCGATGGCCGCCACGGCGAGCGGGTTCTGCGTCTACAACGACCCGGCGGCGGCGATCGCCTGGCTGCTGTCCCAGGGAGCCTCCCGGGTCGCGTACGTGGACGTGGACGTCCACCACGGCGACGGTGTGCAGGCGCTGTTCTACGACGATCCCCGGGTTCTGACGATCAGCCTCCACGAGAGCCCGCGCACGCTCTTCCCCGGCACGGGCTTCCCCGAGGAGCGCGGCGCGGAGGGTTCGGCGGTCAACGTGGCCCTGCCCGCCGGGTGCGGCGACAGCGGCTGGTTGCGGGCCTTCCATGCGGTGGTGCCGCCGCTGCTGCGGGAGTTCGCCCCCGAGATTCTCCTCACCCAGCACGGCTGCGACAGCCACGCCCTCGACCCGCTGGCCAACATGATGCTCAGCCTCGACGGTCAGCGCACCGCGTACGCGGCCCTGCACGAGCTGGCGCACGAGACCGCGGGCGGACGCTGGATCGCGACCGGCGGCGGAGGGTACGAGCTGGTCCAGGTCGTGCCCCGGGCGTGGACCCACCTGATCGCCGAGGTGGCCGGGCACCCGCTCGATCCCGCGACCCCCACGCCGGAGGCGTGGCGCCGGCTGGTCAAGGAACGGACCATGCAGACGGCGCCGCTCACGCTCACTGATGGTAGAAATCCGGAATTTCGTGATTTTTCTGATGGTTATGACCCAGCAGACCCGATCGACCGGGCCATCATGGCGACGAGGAACGCCGTCTTCCCCTTCCACGGCCTCCATCCCCTGCCCTGA
- the dnaK gene encoding molecular chaperone DnaK has product MARAVGIDLGTTNSVVSILEGGEPTVIANAQGSRTTPSVVAFAKNGEVLVGEVAKRQAVTNVDRTIRSVKREMGTNWAQEIDGKKFSPQQISAFVLQKLKQDAEAYLGEKITDAVITVPAYFNDAQRQATKEAGQIAGLNVLRIINEPTAAALAYGLDKDKDQTILVFDLGGGTFDVSLLDVGQEDGHGFVEVKATSGDNHLGGDDWDQRVVDELANRFKNAHGVDLTKDKMALQRLREAAEKAKIELSSQSETTINLPYITASAEGPLHLDEKLTRAEFQRLTADLLERCKGPFHQVIKDAGIKVSDIAHVVLVGGSTRMPAVTELVKELTGGQEPNKGVNPDEVVAIGAALQAGVLKGEVKDVLLLDVTPLSLGIETKGGIFTKIIERNTTIPTKRSEVFTTAEDNQPSVQIQVYQGEREIAAYNKKLATFELTGIAPAPRGIPQIEVTFDIDANGIVNVSAKDLGTGKEQTMTITGGSALPKDDIDRMMREAESYAEEDKKRREEAETRNNADSLVYQTEKFLNDNADKVPDDIKNEVNEAVAELKKALEGTDSAVIRTSAEKLATVSQKMGSAIYAQSQASSEAPTGTPQGDAAGDRKDDDVVEAEIVDEEPKRDNGAK; this is encoded by the coding sequence ATGGCACGTGCGGTAGGTATCGACCTGGGGACGACCAACTCTGTCGTCTCGATCCTCGAGGGCGGTGAGCCCACCGTCATCGCCAACGCGCAGGGCTCGCGGACCACCCCGTCCGTGGTCGCCTTCGCGAAGAACGGAGAGGTCCTCGTCGGTGAGGTCGCCAAGCGGCAGGCCGTCACCAACGTCGACCGGACGATCCGCTCGGTCAAGCGGGAGATGGGCACCAACTGGGCCCAGGAGATCGACGGCAAGAAGTTCTCGCCGCAGCAGATCAGCGCCTTCGTCCTGCAGAAGCTCAAGCAGGACGCCGAGGCCTACCTGGGCGAGAAGATCACCGACGCCGTGATCACCGTTCCGGCCTACTTCAACGACGCCCAGCGCCAGGCCACCAAGGAGGCCGGCCAGATCGCGGGCCTCAACGTGCTGCGCATCATCAACGAGCCCACCGCCGCGGCGCTCGCCTACGGCCTCGACAAGGACAAGGACCAGACCATCCTGGTCTTCGACCTCGGCGGCGGCACCTTCGACGTGTCCCTGCTCGACGTCGGCCAGGAGGACGGCCACGGCTTCGTCGAGGTGAAGGCCACCAGCGGTGACAACCACCTCGGCGGCGACGACTGGGACCAGCGCGTCGTCGACGAGCTGGCCAACAGGTTCAAGAACGCCCACGGCGTCGACCTGACCAAGGACAAGATGGCGCTCCAGCGGCTGCGCGAGGCGGCGGAGAAGGCCAAGATCGAGCTCTCCAGCCAGTCGGAGACCACGATCAACCTGCCCTACATCACCGCCTCCGCCGAGGGCCCGCTGCACCTCGACGAGAAGCTCACCCGCGCCGAGTTCCAGCGGCTCACCGCCGACCTGCTCGAGCGCTGCAAGGGCCCGTTCCACCAGGTCATCAAGGACGCCGGCATCAAGGTCTCCGACATCGCGCACGTCGTGCTCGTCGGCGGATCGACCCGTATGCCCGCGGTGACCGAGCTGGTCAAGGAGCTCACCGGCGGCCAGGAGCCCAACAAGGGCGTCAACCCGGACGAGGTCGTCGCCATCGGCGCCGCCCTCCAGGCCGGTGTGCTCAAGGGCGAGGTCAAGGACGTCCTGCTGCTCGACGTGACCCCGCTGTCGCTGGGCATCGAGACCAAGGGCGGGATCTTCACGAAGATCATCGAGCGCAACACCACGATCCCGACCAAGCGCTCGGAGGTCTTCACCACGGCCGAGGACAACCAGCCGTCGGTGCAGATCCAGGTCTACCAGGGCGAGCGTGAGATCGCCGCGTACAACAAGAAGCTGGCCACCTTCGAGCTGACCGGCATCGCCCCGGCGCCGCGCGGCATCCCGCAGATCGAGGTCACCTTCGACATCGACGCCAACGGCATCGTCAACGTCTCCGCCAAGGACCTCGGCACCGGCAAGGAGCAGACGATGACGATCACCGGTGGCTCCGCGCTGCCGAAGGACGACATCGACCGCATGATGCGCGAGGCCGAGTCCTACGCCGAGGAGGACAAGAAGCGCCGCGAGGAAGCCGAGACGCGCAACAACGCCGACTCGCTCGTCTACCAGACCGAGAAGTTCCTCAACGACAACGCCGACAAGGTCCCGGACGACATCAAGAACGAGGTCAACGAGGCCGTCGCCGAGCTGAAGAAGGCCCTGGAGGGCACCGACTCGGCCGTTATCCGCACCTCCGCGGAGAAGCTCGCCACGGTCAGCCAGAAGATGGGTTCGGCCATCTACGCCCAGTCGCAGGCGTCGTCCGAGGCCCCGACCGGCACCCCGCAGGGTGACGCCGCGGGCGACCGCAAGGACGACGACGTGGTCGAGGCTGAGATCGTGGACGAAGAGCCGAAGCGCGACAACGGCGCCAAGTGA
- a CDS encoding phosphatase, giving the protein MNHAELREHLIRTRIAGDVATSRENNLDHYRSLANRDPHYMFGLTLEGVWSFRDILELMAKSAGVVADPGHREGQDTIDPDRTIEAVEKMGDVIAGVLAGDAPRILCATGHPTGLLTIHMALARLAAERGALLMSPAEGWSYWGSGLGRRRKIRYMDDVAMLDDRGAFVHTHDPAPMRAMLAELEELGEGRPDLVIADHGWAGAAGEAGILTVGFADSNDPALFVGEAEGKIAVTVPLDDNVLPRYYAPLTRHLVERVVRAC; this is encoded by the coding sequence ATGAACCACGCTGAGCTCCGTGAGCATCTGATCCGCACCAGGATCGCCGGCGACGTGGCGACCAGCCGCGAGAACAACCTGGACCACTACCGGTCGCTGGCCAACCGCGACCCGCACTACATGTTCGGGCTGACCCTGGAGGGCGTCTGGTCCTTCCGGGACATCCTCGAGCTGATGGCCAAGTCCGCCGGGGTGGTGGCCGACCCCGGCCACCGCGAGGGGCAGGACACCATCGACCCCGACCGCACGATCGAGGCGGTCGAGAAGATGGGCGACGTCATCGCGGGCGTGCTCGCCGGGGACGCCCCCCGGATCCTGTGCGCCACCGGACATCCCACCGGCCTGCTCACCATCCACATGGCTCTGGCCCGGCTGGCCGCCGAGCGCGGCGCCCTCCTGATGAGCCCGGCCGAGGGCTGGTCCTACTGGGGTTCCGGGCTCGGACGCAGGCGCAAGATCCGCTACATGGACGACGTCGCGATGCTCGACGACCGCGGCGCCTTCGTCCACACCCACGACCCGGCGCCGATGCGGGCCATGCTCGCCGAGCTCGAGGAACTCGGCGAGGGGCGGCCCGACCTGGTGATCGCCGACCACGGCTGGGCCGGCGCGGCGGGCGAGGCGGGGATCCTCACGGTCGGGTTCGCCGACTCCAACGATCCGGCGCTCTTCGTCGGGGAGGCCGAAGGCAAGATCGCGGTGACCGTGCCGCTGGATGACAACGTGCTCCCAAGATATTACGCACCGTTGACGCGCCATCTGGTCGAGAGGGTCGTACGGGCCTGCTGA
- a CDS encoding helix-turn-helix domain-containing protein, with protein MGAGERPLSEVKFLTVAEVATVMRVSKMTVYRLVHSGELPAIRVGRSFRVPEQAVHDYLRDAYIEAG; from the coding sequence ATGGGTGCAGGCGAAAGACCTCTCAGCGAGGTGAAGTTCCTGACGGTGGCCGAAGTGGCCACGGTCATGAGGGTGTCCAAGATGACGGTGTATCGACTCGTGCATTCGGGCGAGCTGCCGGCCATCCGGGTCGGTCGATCCTTCCGAGTGCCGGAGCAGGCGGTGCACGACTATCTCAGGGACGCCTACATCGAGGCAGGTTGA